One window from the genome of Eucalyptus grandis isolate ANBG69807.140 chromosome 7, ASM1654582v1, whole genome shotgun sequence encodes:
- the LOC120295749 gene encoding sugar transport protein 14-like, giving the protein MVGGGFVEGGQLRRAHLYEYRITGYFVFACIIAAHGGSLFGYDLGVSDEANTSAVLYGIRQREMVESCRWWTVRSSPKRPDYPVAWMIPG; this is encoded by the exons ATGGTGGGTGGAGGATTTGTAGAAGGCGGGCAGCTGAGAAGGGCGCATCTTTACGAGTACAGGATCACTGGGTATTTCGTATTTGCCTGCATTATTGCGGCCCATGGTGGATCGCTTTTTGGGTACGATCTGGGCGTTTCGG ATGAGGCCAACACCAGTGCCGTGTTGTACGGCATCCGCCAGAGAGAAATGGTGGAAAGCTGTCGGTGGTGGACGGTGAGGTCAAGCCCCAAGCGCCCAGACTATCCGGTAGCCTGGATGATTCCCGGCTGA